AACAAGACTCATGCATTCTATATATCCCCGAATGAGGACCATGGGTTATTGatcaaaagagaaaggaaaggcctTTTTGAGGGTTAACCTGGCATGCTGAAAAGGCGCAAGAGCAgtcgttacatatatatactggcgTTGCAAACAAGTTGACGAAAGGATCCACCATGAAGCTCCTGGTGAGTAGCACGAAACTCACTGCACCATCTAGTGTGAGTCGTATCTGCAGTATCATGTGAATGATACAATAGATCTAaagttaacaatatatattttttctcgcaGGTTTTGGCATTAGTGGTTGCTGTGTCAGCTATTCCAGAAGGATATAATTTACCTCGACCTTCTGGTCCATTTTTTACCCCTGGGGGTTGCAGCGATGGACAAGTACTGCACGTAGACGGAAGATGTGTGACACCTCAAGTGGTCAaacgtgtatttgtgtatgatgTGCCATTGAACGTAGCTGATGCGAAAAAGCCACAGTATATTCCAGAACCTAAAGTTGAACGCAATATGATTTTCGTGAGACTTCCTGATGATTCAGTAGGACCAGAGCCCATAGTCGTACCTCCCCCGAGGCAGCAACACGTCATATACGTCCTGAACAAGCAACTGGAACAGGACCAGCGAGTGATCGAGGTTCCAGCACCGCCGGCATCCGACCCCGAAGTGTTCTTCGTGAACTACGCAGAAGGAGAGAACCCGACTCTCCCCAACGGAGTAGACCTTCAGACAGCGCTTGGTTCAGCTGTCCAGGGGGCCGGGGAAATCGTGAGTAGTAGCGGGGCTGGGAGTGGAATCGCTGGTGGCACTGAAGAGACTGAAGGTGCCGGTGGTAACATCGGAAGTGGAGTTGGAGTCGGTATCGGAGGAGGCACTGAAGGCAGTATCGGTGGGGACGTCGGAAGCAGTGTTGGAAGTGACATCGGAAGCAGTGTTGGAAGTGACATCGGAGGTGACAATATCTTCGGAATTAGTGAAACAGGTGATATTTTCAATGGCAAGTACTTACCTCCTTcgaacaaataattatatttatcgatGNNNNNNNNNNNNNNNNNNNNNNNNNNNNNNNNNNNNNNNNNNNNNNNNNNNNNNNNNNNNNNNNNNNNNNNTNNNNNNNNNNNNNNNNNNNNNNNNNNNNNNNNNNNNNNNNNNNNNNNNNNNNNNNNNNNNNNNNNNNNNNNNNNNNNNNNNNNNNNNNNNNGGAGATTTCTGAGTAATGAAGTTGTATGGCCTTAGGCTTAATGTCCAAGGCATACGATGTACATTTGGTTATATAGCACATGAAAGTGAGTCTATTTGTGcacacattttataaataaaagtcCTTGCAAGTGctgatgatttattatttacaggaattacatacactcactcactcactcatNNNNNNNNNNNNNNNNNNNNNNNNNNNNNNNNNNNNNNNNNNNNNNNNNNNNNNNNNNNNNNNNNNNNNNNNNNNNNNNNNNNNNNNNNNNNNNNTAATTAAAGAACATAACCAGTAAAGTCTAGTATTGATAAGCNNNNNNNNNNNNNNNNNNNNNNNNNNNNNNNNNNNNNNNNNNNNNNNNNNNNNNNNNNNNNNNNNNNNNNNNNNNNNNNNNNNNNNNNNNNNNNNNNNNNNNNNNNNNNNNNNNNAATCTCAACGTNNNNNNNNNNNNNNNNNNNNNNNNNNNNNNNNNNNNNNNNNNNNNNNNNNNNNNNNNNNNNNNNNNNNNNNNNNNNNNNNNNNNNNNNNNNNNNNNNNNNNNNNNNNNNNNNNNNNNNNNNNNNNNNNNNNNNNNNNNNNNNNNNNNNNCAGATAATATAGATATGNNNNNNNNNNNNNNNNNNNNNNNNNNNNNNNNNNNNNNNNNNNNNNNGGGGGTCCAAAAGATCCACTGTATAAATACTTATGGATATACATAAATNNNNNNNNNNNNNNNNNNNNNNNNNNNNNNGGGAGTCCAAAAGATATacagttataaaaaaagaaaacatatacatactcattgcATTTATCATAGAAACAAATCaatattgcatatacatgtaatagCAAGCACAACCTCAATCCCTCAATCTGCTTGCCCCCGTTATTCATGCGGGCCTCTAATCGAGAGCGGACATTCATGCACACTCTGGCACAAAGGTCTTTATCAGCCTCAATTTCTGACAAGCCTACAAGATGAACTGAATTACGTCAATAACAGAGCGTGGCTTGCGTGCGAAAACcctatcctttccttccccccgccccctcaaaaaaaaaaaaaagtcatagggGTTATATTTGGCAAGCATGGCGGCCAGTAGACGGCTCTTCGACGTCCAGTTCGTATTTTAGGAAAATCATTCTTAAGTAATGCACGCGCAGTGAGTGCCAAGTACGGTGGCGCCCCATCTTGCTGAAAGTAAAAGTCATCTTCCGGATGTTGTTCACGTATCTGCGGTATTATTGTATCCTTTAACATGTTCAGATACACAGTTTGATTGTGGCCGTGTGCTGAATAATGGGTCTAAAGACACCTTTGCACGAAAGCCAAGCCCACACTAATACCCCAAGTTGATTGAGCTGTTTCTCAGTAATTATGTTAGGGTTTTCATCTGCGTTGTACATATAACTGTGTCAATTAAATGCACCCGATATTTTAAAGTGTGTTTCGTCGGACCACACTTATAACACTCTTACCCTCATGTTCCTCGGTCAAGATAGTTTAGTAAAATTGTATATTCTAAAATAAACCATGTATTAATCGAGGTGCAGACATTTTTAGCCCTACACTATGCATCAATCAACCTAATGATCTGTATTCAATACCAAATTCAGATGACGTCCTGTGTTTCAATTTCTGTAGGCTCTGGGTGAGTGCCTTTGCGATTTCCGATGCATTCTCTGGCGTTGTCACTGTAATTGGTCAATCACTCTTCGGCACATTGTGGATACTCCAGGTCCGGTCAAATCAGTCACGTAGGTGTATAGGTTTCCCTGCACTATTGTCTGTCTTCCaacattgttttaaaatttatttgcaaTCCCCGTCCACCAAACTACCAGCCATGGTTAAATTACCACCGTAGCTgcaaaatatttattgttatcagaaacactatgataaaagtattattatagttctgataatttattatcatgttaatgaCACTGAAAAAAAGAGGCTAACTAGTTTAAGTTACTAGTATTTCAATGAATTAAGTATTATAACATTANNNNNNNNNNNNNNNNNNNNNNNNNNNNNNNNNNNNNNNNNNNNNNNNNNNNNNNNNNNNNNNNNNNNNNNNNNNNNNNNNNNNNNNNNNNNNNNNNNNNNNNNNNNNNNNNNNNNNNNNNNNNNNNNNNNNNNNNNNNNNNNNNNNNNNNNNNNNNNNNNNNNNNNNNNNNNNNNNNNNNNNNNNNNNNNNNNNNNNNNNNNNNNNNNNNNNNNNNNNNNNNNNNNNNNNNNNNNNNNNNNNNNNNNNNNNNNNNNNNNNNNNNNNNNNNNNNNNNNNNNNNNNNNNNNNNNNNNNNNNNNNNNNNNNNNNNNNNNNNNNNNNNNNNNNNNNNNNNNNNNNNNNNNNNNNNNNNNNNNNNNNNNNNNNNNNNNNNNNNNNNNNNNNNNNNNNNNNNNNNNNNNNNNNNNNNNNNNNNNNNNNNNNNNNNNNNNNNNNNNNNNNNNNNNNNNNNNNNNNNNNNNNNNNNNNNNNNNNNNNNNNNNNNNNNNNNNNNNNNNNNNNNNNNNNNNNNNNNNNNNNNNNNNNNNNNNNNNNNNNNNNNNNNNNNNNNNNNNNNNNNNNNNNNNNNNNNNNNNNNNNNNNNNNNNNNNNNNNNNNNNNNNNNNNNNNNNNNNNNNNNNNNNNNNNNNNNNNNNNNNNNNNNNNNNNNNNNNNNNNNNNNNNNNNNNNNNNNNNNNNNNNNNNNNNNNNNNNNNNNNNNNNNNNNNNNNNNNNNNNNNNNNNNNNNNNNNNNNNNNNNNNNNNNNNNNNNNNNNNNNNNNNNNNNNNNNNNNNNNNNNNNNNNNNNNNNNNNNNNNNNNNNNNNNNNNNNNNNNNNNNNNNNNNNNNNNNNNNNNNNNNNNNNNNNNNNNNNNNNNNNNNNNNNNNNNNNNNNNNNNNNNNNNNNNNNNNNNNNNNNNNNNNNNNNNNNNNNNNNNNNNNNNNNNNNNNNNNNNNNNNNNNNNNNNNNNNNNNNNNNNNNNNNNNNNNNNNNNNNNNNNNNNNNNNNNNNNNNNNNNNNNNNNNNNNNNNNNNNNNNNNNNNNNNNNNNNNNNNNNNNNNNNNNNNNNNNNNNNNNNNN
This genomic interval from Penaeus monodon isolate SGIC_2016 chromosome 22, NSTDA_Pmon_1, whole genome shotgun sequence contains the following:
- the LOC119587213 gene encoding uncharacterized protein LOC119587213, which encodes MKLLVLALVVAVSAIPEGYNLPRPSGPFFTPGGCSDGQVLHVDGRCVTPQVVKRVFVYDVPLNVADAKKPQYIPEPKVERNMIFVRLPDDSVGPEPIVVPPPRQQHVIYVLNKQLEQDQRVIEVPAPPASDPEVFFVNYAEGENPTLPNGVDLQTALGSAVQGAGEIVSSSGAGSGIAGGTEETEGAGGNIGSGVGVGIGGGTEGSIGGDVGSSVGSDIGSSVGSDIGGDNIFGISETGDIFNGKYLPPSNK